In Terriglobia bacterium, a genomic segment contains:
- a CDS encoding HAMP domain-containing protein, with amino-acid sequence MSFRTKLFLLFLLTVLASVTLVAWGVTRYTRNAFEELDTQRTEALVAQFHKEFAQRADEVAHRVENITNAEVTIKTALELAQPNADPSAYVHDANGAAQEQNLDYVEFVNSDGTLISSAQYPARVGYKNDWVTVTKDWRSSPAFLKREESPDGVALSLTAVRTLPVGEKIFYVIGGRRLDQNFLASLVLPSGMRALLYRNLEQGFVPSALTDASGEVAQSEQLAPLIQQMQKQPRPLVETVNWSADAASAETFHAMPLLGRNHELLGVLLVGSPRRELVLLLRRIQSIAAGVGAGALLIGLLLTWWVSARITRPVVELAEGARAVAAGNWHTRMKTGAGGEIGQLAAAFNDMTGTLAAQRERLVQAERVAAWRELARRLAHELRNPLFPLQITLENLQRARTLPPEQFHEIFQESTATLKAELANLNIIVGRFSDFSKMPTPQLRRVNVNDAVRNAVRLFEAQFNAVGKPAITPDLRLDEALPEIEADPDLLHRALQNLVLNALDAMPAGGTLTLRTSARDGGVRLEVSDSGQGLTPEECSRLFTPYYTSKQHGTGLGLAIVQSVVSDHGGTISVASDPGSGTTFRIELPPRPPKIPAAAQTGGSAPPSGRPA; translated from the coding sequence ATGAGCTTTCGCACCAAACTCTTTCTGCTATTTCTCCTCACCGTGCTGGCCTCGGTGACGCTGGTGGCCTGGGGCGTGACGCGCTACACGCGCAATGCCTTCGAGGAACTGGATACACAGCGCACCGAAGCGCTGGTGGCCCAGTTCCACAAGGAGTTCGCGCAGCGCGCCGACGAAGTGGCGCATCGCGTCGAGAACATCACCAACGCCGAAGTGACCATAAAGACCGCTCTGGAACTGGCCCAGCCCAATGCCGATCCTTCCGCTTATGTGCACGACGCCAACGGCGCGGCCCAGGAGCAGAATCTCGATTACGTGGAGTTCGTCAATTCCGACGGAACGCTGATCTCCTCGGCGCAGTATCCCGCGCGCGTGGGCTACAAGAACGACTGGGTCACGGTGACGAAGGACTGGCGTTCTTCGCCCGCCTTCCTGAAGCGGGAAGAGTCGCCCGACGGCGTCGCCCTCTCCCTGACCGCCGTGCGCACCCTGCCCGTCGGGGAAAAGATTTTCTACGTGATCGGCGGCCGCCGCCTGGACCAGAACTTTCTGGCTTCGCTGGTGCTCCCTTCCGGGATGCGCGCGCTGCTCTACCGCAATCTGGAGCAGGGCTTCGTGCCCTCGGCGCTGACCGATGCATCGGGGGAAGTGGCGCAGAGCGAGCAGCTCGCCCCGCTCATCCAGCAGATGCAGAAGCAGCCGCGCCCGCTGGTGGAAACGGTGAACTGGTCCGCGGATGCGGCCTCGGCGGAAACGTTTCATGCCATGCCGCTCCTCGGGCGCAACCACGAGTTGCTGGGCGTCCTGCTTGTCGGCAGCCCGCGCCGGGAGCTGGTGCTGCTGCTGCGGCGCATCCAGTCCATCGCTGCGGGTGTCGGCGCGGGCGCCCTGCTGATCGGGCTGCTGCTCACGTGGTGGGTCTCCGCGCGCATCACCCGCCCGGTCGTGGAGCTTGCGGAAGGCGCCCGGGCCGTGGCCGCGGGCAATTGGCACACGCGCATGAAGACCGGCGCGGGCGGCGAAATCGGCCAGCTGGCCGCGGCGTTCAATGATATGACCGGCACGCTCGCGGCGCAGCGCGAGCGCCTGGTGCAGGCCGAGCGCGTGGCCGCCTGGCGCGAGCTGGCCCGGCGCCTGGCCCACGAGCTGCGCAACCCGCTCTTCCCCCTGCAGATCACCCTCGAGAATCTGCAGCGCGCGCGGACCCTGCCGCCCGAACAGTTCCACGAGATCTTCCAGGAGTCCACCGCGACGCTCAAAGCCGAGCTCGCCAACCTGAACATCATCGTCGGCCGCTTCAGCGATTTTTCGAAGATGCCCACGCCGCAGCTTCGCCGCGTCAATGTGAACGATGCCGTGCGCAATGCGGTGCGCCTCTTTGAAGCCCAGTTCAACGCCGTGGGCAAGCCGGCCATCACCCCGGATCTCCGTCTGGACGAGGCCCTGCCGGAGATCGAGGCCGATCCCGACTTGCTGCATCGCGCCCTGCAAAATCTGGTGCTCAACGCCCTGGACGCCATGCCCGCCGGCGGAACGCTCACGCTGCGTACCAGCGCCCGCGACGGCGGGGTGCGTCTGGAAGTCAGCGATTCCGGACAGGGGCTTACGCCCGAGGAATGTTCGCGGCTGTTCACTCCCTACTACACCAGCAAGCAGCACGGCACGGGTCTTGGCCTGGCCATCGTGCAATCTGTGGTCAGCGATCATGGCGGCACGATCAGCGTCGCGAGCGACCCCGGCAGTGGCACGACCTTCCGCATCGAGCTGCCCCCGCGGCCCCCCAAAATTCCGGCCGCGGCGCAAACCGGCGGCTCCGCGCCGCCGTCCGGCCGTCCGGCCTGA
- a CDS encoding LLM class flavin-dependent oxidoreductase translates to MFNRNKLKLGIFSPNCSSGMAVTKVPERWDASWENNLQLAQMADEAGIEFLLPIARWKGYGGESNFQGSTLETLTWACGLLAKTKKITVFGTVHAPLVHPIFAAKQMVTISHISEGRFGLNIVCGWNQDEFEMFGIAQREHDTRYDYGQEWWDIVQKIWTEKAPFDYSGRFFKVRGVVGEPKPYGGRPVVMNAGSSGAGRTFGARNCDFLFTVLVDLEKGRKDVESIKGIAAGMNRAIDVFTTSYVVVRPTKKEAVEYHDYYTKKMGDLPAAEHLMTLQGLHAQSFPPEAFQLFRERFVGGHGVYPLIGAPDDVAGELAKISQAGFIGSTITFVNYLKEFPYFRDEVLPRLERMGLREPVKRS, encoded by the coding sequence ATGTTCAACCGCAACAAGCTCAAGCTGGGCATCTTTTCGCCCAACTGCTCGAGCGGCATGGCCGTCACCAAGGTGCCTGAGCGCTGGGACGCCTCCTGGGAGAACAACCTCCAGCTGGCGCAGATGGCCGATGAGGCAGGGATTGAATTCCTGTTGCCCATCGCGCGCTGGAAAGGCTACGGCGGCGAATCGAATTTCCAGGGGAGCACGCTGGAGACGCTCACCTGGGCCTGCGGACTGCTGGCCAAAACGAAAAAGATCACCGTATTCGGCACGGTGCACGCTCCCCTGGTGCATCCTATCTTCGCGGCCAAGCAGATGGTCACCATCTCGCATATCAGCGAAGGCCGCTTCGGGCTGAACATCGTCTGCGGGTGGAACCAGGACGAGTTCGAGATGTTCGGGATCGCGCAGCGCGAGCACGACACACGCTACGACTACGGCCAGGAGTGGTGGGACATCGTCCAGAAGATCTGGACGGAGAAGGCGCCCTTCGACTACAGCGGGCGCTTTTTCAAGGTGCGCGGGGTGGTCGGGGAGCCCAAGCCTTACGGGGGACGTCCGGTGGTGATGAACGCGGGCTCCTCCGGCGCGGGCCGCACGTTCGGCGCGCGCAACTGCGATTTTCTTTTTACCGTGCTGGTCGACCTGGAAAAGGGCAGGAAAGACGTGGAAAGCATCAAGGGCATCGCCGCCGGAATGAACCGCGCGATCGATGTTTTCACCACGTCCTACGTCGTGGTGCGTCCCACGAAGAAGGAAGCCGTCGAGTACCACGATTACTACACCAAAAAGATGGGCGATCTTCCCGCGGCGGAGCACCTGATGACGCTGCAGGGCCTGCATGCGCAGTCTTTTCCGCCGGAAGCGTTCCAGCTCTTCCGCGAGCGCTTCGTCGGCGGGCACGGTGTTTATCCGCTGATCGGCGCGCCCGACGATGTGGCGGGCGAGCTGGCGAAGATCAGCCAGGCCGGGTTCATCGGCAGCACCATCACCTTCGTCAACTACCTCAAGGAATTCCCGTACTTCCGCGACGAGGTTCTGCCGCGCCTGGAACGAATGGGCCTGCGCGAGCCGGTGAAGCGCTCCTAG